The following are encoded in a window of uncultured Pseudomonas sp. genomic DNA:
- a CDS encoding DMT family transporter → MSPRNALWAIHLGALLFGLSGIFGKLANTTPQMISAGRALFAVVALLLFAQLIGNTRLVRLDLRQISLLGLGGLLLGGHWWSFFEAVQVSGVAIATLGFASFPAFTVLLEGVFFRERTRPLEYAMVALVCLGLVLVTPEFDLSSQGTSGLLWAVLSGLLFALLSLLNRASTRGVEPVQAALYQNLAVLLVFSPLAWPTLPSVQAQDWLWMAMLGIFCTGLAHSLFVASLRVLKARTTAVIFALEPIYGIAFAWLLFNEAPTLHMLAGGLLIVSAIFLSARMAK, encoded by the coding sequence ATGAGCCCACGTAACGCACTTTGGGCTATTCATCTGGGGGCGCTGTTGTTCGGCCTTTCGGGTATTTTCGGCAAACTGGCGAATACCACCCCGCAGATGATTTCCGCCGGACGCGCACTCTTTGCCGTGGTCGCCTTGCTGCTATTCGCCCAGTTGATCGGCAACACACGCCTGGTACGCCTCGACTTACGCCAAATCAGCCTACTGGGTTTAGGCGGCCTGTTACTTGGTGGGCACTGGTGGAGCTTCTTCGAGGCGGTGCAGGTCTCCGGCGTGGCCATTGCCACCCTTGGCTTTGCCAGCTTCCCGGCTTTTACCGTGCTGTTGGAAGGCGTGTTTTTTCGTGAACGCACCCGCCCACTTGAGTACGCCATGGTGGCGCTGGTGTGCCTGGGGCTGGTGCTGGTCACACCGGAGTTCGACCTGAGCAGCCAAGGCACTAGCGGCCTGCTCTGGGCAGTTCTGTCGGGTTTGCTGTTTGCCTTGTTGTCTCTGCTCAACCGCGCCAGCACCCGCGGCGTTGAACCGGTGCAAGCGGCGCTGTACCAAAACCTGGCCGTACTGCTGGTGTTTTCCCCACTGGCCTGGCCAACCCTGCCCAGCGTGCAGGCACAGGACTGGCTGTGGATGGCCATGCTCGGGATCTTCTGCACCGGCCTGGCACATAGCCTTTTTGTCGCCAGCCTGCGCGTGCTCAAGGCACGCACCACTGCGGTGATTTTCGCCCTAGAGCCAATCTACGGGATTGCCTTCGCCTGGTTGCTGTTCAACGAGGCTCCCACGCTGCACATGCTCGCTGGCGGCCTGCTAATTGTCAGCGCGATCTTCCTCTCAGCGCGCATGGCCAAGTGA
- a CDS encoding tRNA-binding protein: MQQIEWQDFQQVELRVGTVLSAVINEKALKPAYVLQIDLGELGMKQSSAQLTAHYQCAQLIGRQVLCVCNFAAKRVAGVRSEVLVTGVHDADNKVVLASFDKPLPNGARLA; encoded by the coding sequence ATGCAACAGATCGAGTGGCAAGACTTTCAACAGGTGGAATTACGCGTCGGCACCGTGCTGTCCGCCGTGATCAACGAAAAGGCCCTGAAACCAGCCTATGTCTTGCAGATCGACCTCGGTGAACTCGGCATGAAACAATCCAGCGCGCAGCTCACTGCGCATTACCAATGCGCGCAATTGATCGGCCGCCAAGTGCTCTGCGTGTGCAACTTTGCCGCGAAACGAGTTGCTGGCGTGCGCTCCGAGGTGCTGGTGACTGGTGTGCATGACGCCGACAATAAGGTCGTACTGGCCAGTTTCGACAAACCACTGCCCAATGGCGCTCGCCTGGCATGA
- a CDS encoding adenylate/guanylate cyclase domain-containing protein, protein MNVKSAPRLSTLPAPPLREYYSRTLAYIAIAASIAAGTYAQHFSYNILWMVPYALLYPHLAHHLSLRFKRHHPQPTNLSLLFVDALHCGAVLTLLGFSIVPSLMALLIMNFSALVIGGLRYLGVASLIAVSSAACTYALTDVTANFHSPALVALVSIAFTTLYICITAYFVHQQGLRLAQVRSDISREQEKAARLARNLAKYLSPQVWESIFTGKKSVRLETQRKKLTVFFSDIKGFTELAEELEAEALTDLLNTYLNEMSKICLKYGGTIDKFVGDCVMVFFGDPSSKGAKKDAVNAVSMAIAMRKHMKVLRQQWRAQGITKPLEIRMGLNTGYCTVGNFGADTRMDYTIIGRDVNLASRLESAAESGEILISHETYSLVKDVIMCRDKGQISVKGFTRPVQIYQVVDFRRDLGATSSYVEHELPGFSMYLDTNGIQNFDKEKVIQALGQAADKLRDKVIM, encoded by the coding sequence ATGAATGTCAAAAGCGCCCCACGACTTTCCACCTTGCCAGCACCGCCGCTGCGTGAGTATTACTCCCGCACCCTGGCCTATATCGCCATTGCCGCCAGTATTGCCGCCGGCACCTATGCCCAGCATTTCAGCTACAACATTCTCTGGATGGTGCCCTACGCCCTGCTCTACCCGCATTTGGCGCACCATCTGAGCCTGCGTTTCAAGCGCCATCATCCGCAGCCCACCAACCTCAGCCTGTTGTTTGTCGATGCGCTGCACTGTGGCGCGGTGCTCACACTGCTGGGCTTTTCGATTGTGCCGTCCTTGATGGCGCTGCTGATCATGAACTTCAGCGCCCTGGTCATCGGCGGCCTGCGCTACCTCGGCGTGGCCTCACTAATCGCCGTTAGCAGCGCAGCCTGTACCTATGCCCTGACTGACGTCACAGCCAACTTCCATTCCCCGGCCCTGGTTGCGCTGGTCAGCATTGCCTTTACCACCTTGTATATCTGCATCACCGCCTACTTCGTGCACCAGCAGGGCTTACGCCTGGCCCAGGTACGCAGCGACATCAGCCGCGAGCAAGAGAAAGCCGCTCGCCTGGCACGCAACTTGGCCAAATACCTCTCGCCGCAGGTGTGGGAGTCGATCTTCACCGGCAAAAAGAGCGTGCGCCTGGAAACCCAGCGCAAGAAGCTCACGGTGTTCTTCTCCGACATCAAAGGCTTTACCGAACTGGCCGAAGAGCTGGAAGCCGAAGCCTTGACCGACCTGCTCAACACCTACCTCAACGAAATGTCGAAGATCTGTCTGAAATACGGCGGCACCATCGACAAGTTCGTCGGTGACTGCGTGATGGTGTTCTTCGGCGACCCGAGCAGCAAAGGTGCGAAGAAAGATGCAGTGAATGCCGTGTCCATGGCCATCGCCATGCGCAAGCACATGAAGGTGCTGCGCCAGCAGTGGCGTGCCCAAGGCATTACCAAGCCGCTAGAAATCCGCATGGGGCTAAACACCGGCTACTGCACCGTGGGTAACTTTGGTGCCGATACGCGCATGGATTACACCATCATCGGCCGCGACGTAAACCTTGCCAGCCGCCTGGAAAGCGCCGCCGAGTCGGGTGAAATTCTGATTTCTCACGAGACCTATTCACTGGTCAAGGACGTGATCATGTGCCGCGACAAGGGCCAGATCAGCGTAAAAGGCTTTACCCGTCCGGTGCAGATTTATCAGGTGGTGGATTTCCGCCGCGACCTGGGCGCAACGTCCAGCTACGTCGAACATGAGTTGCCGGGGTTCTCCATGTACCTGGACACCAACGGCATCCAGAACTTCGACAAAGAAAAAGTCATCCAGGCCCTTGGTCAAGCGGCCGACAAGCTGCGCGACAAAGTCATTATGTAA
- a CDS encoding Mpo1-like protein — MTSDTDSRFSSFAEFYPYYLQEHSNSTCRRLHFVGTALVLSILAYVFATGSLNLLIALPFVGYGFAWVGHFFFEHNKPATFRYPRWSLMGDFVMFKDMLIGRVAF, encoded by the coding sequence ATGACCAGTGATACCGACAGCCGCTTCAGCAGCTTCGCCGAGTTCTACCCCTATTACCTGCAGGAACACAGCAACAGCACCTGCAGAAGGCTGCACTTTGTAGGCACAGCGCTGGTCCTGAGCATTCTTGCCTATGTGTTTGCCACAGGTTCTCTAAACCTGCTCATCGCGCTGCCATTTGTAGGCTATGGATTTGCCTGGGTCGGGCACTTCTTTTTTGAACACAACAAACCCGCCACCTTTCGTTACCCACGCTGGTCGCTAATGGGCGACTTTGTCATGTTCAAAGACATGCTTATCGGACGGGTTGCCTTTTAA
- a CDS encoding AraC family transcriptional regulator: MSERTTSSSWAAGIVAALELDGVDCRSLFAQLGLDYAALNDADARFAQDAMTRLWHLAVQASGNPAIGLNMAKIQRPSAFNVVGYAVMSSRNLQEGFARLVRYQRIIAEGADLSFRPTADGYELVLAIHGDRLPSARQSAEASLAHSLAFCRWLTGKMVRPRLVSLMGAAPENLQPYQAVFQCPLKFNAAHYALLFERVDLDEPLPSANEALAQLHDRFAGDYLARFSGSRVTHQVRQVLCRLLPQGEPKRETVAQALLLSERTLQRRLQDEGTSYQHLLDDTRRELAGQYLGQANLTLLEIAYLLGFSDPSNFFRAFRRWFDTTPGEYRARL; this comes from the coding sequence ATGAGTGAACGTACCACTTCATCCAGCTGGGCCGCGGGGATTGTCGCGGCCCTGGAGCTTGACGGGGTTGATTGCCGCAGTCTGTTTGCCCAACTGGGCCTCGACTATGCGGCGTTGAATGATGCCGATGCGCGCTTTGCCCAGGATGCCATGACCCGCCTCTGGCACCTGGCCGTGCAGGCCTCAGGCAACCCAGCCATTGGTTTGAATATGGCGAAAATCCAGCGGCCATCAGCGTTCAATGTGGTGGGCTACGCGGTCATGAGTAGTCGCAATCTGCAGGAAGGCTTTGCTCGCCTGGTGCGTTATCAGCGGATTATCGCCGAGGGTGCCGACCTTAGCTTCCGACCGACCGCCGACGGCTATGAGCTGGTGCTGGCGATCCACGGTGATCGTCTGCCCTCGGCTAGGCAGAGTGCCGAAGCCTCCTTGGCGCACTCGCTGGCCTTCTGCCGTTGGCTGACGGGGAAGATGGTGCGCCCGCGACTCGTCAGCCTGATGGGGGCTGCGCCGGAGAATTTGCAGCCCTATCAAGCGGTGTTCCAGTGCCCGTTGAAATTCAACGCTGCGCACTATGCGCTGCTGTTTGAACGCGTCGACCTAGATGAGCCGTTGCCGTCGGCCAATGAGGCATTGGCGCAGTTGCATGATCGTTTCGCCGGGGATTATCTGGCGCGGTTTTCCGGTTCACGGGTGACCCATCAAGTGCGCCAGGTGCTGTGCCGCCTGTTGCCGCAAGGCGAGCCCAAACGAGAAACGGTGGCGCAGGCGCTGCTGTTGTCCGAGCGTACCCTGCAGCGGCGTTTGCAGGATGAAGGCACCAGCTATCAGCACCTGCTCGATGACACGCGCCGCGAGCTGGCCGGCCAGTACCTAGGTCAGGCTAACCTGACCCTGCTGGAAATTGCCTACCTGCTGGGGTTCTCTGACCCGAGCAACTTCTTTCGGGCGTTCCGCCGCTGGTTTGATACCACCCCGGGCGAGTACCGCGCGCGCCTATAG